The Streptomyces sp. R28 region CGGTCGGCGCACAGGCGCGGGGTGCCCACCGGGTGCAGCCCGCAGAGCAGTTCGGTGTACGCCAGCGGGTCGCGCATCGCGCGATGGCGGCCGTCCACCGTCACATGGGCCTCCAGGCCCTGCCGGAGCCAGCCCGGCATCGCCTTCGTCAGGGTCTCGACCGCGTCCGTGCGCCGGTCCGCGATCTGGCAGACGCCGGCCGAGACATGGGCCGCGCCGAGGATCTCCTCAGCCGGACGCCCGGCCGCGCGGGCGTGCTCCCGCCAGCGGGCGACCATCTCGGCCTTCTCCTCGTCGCCCACATGCATCCCCAGCAGCATCGGCAGCCCGCGCTCGGCCGCGAGGCGCACGCTCGCCGGTGACGTGCACGCGACGACGACCTCGGGCCCCTCGGCGTCCGTGAGGCACTCCGACGGCCTCGGTACGACGGGGACTTCACGGAAGCCGAAACGGTCCCCGGCGGCCGCGACCGAGGGCTCGCGCAGCCAGCGCATGAGCAGATCGAGTGATTCCGGGAACCCCTCCTCGTACGCCTGAAGACCCGAGCCGAACACCTCCAGATCGACCCACGGCCCGCCGCGCCCCACGCCCAGCGAGAACCGCCCGCCGGAGGTGATGTGCAGCAGCGCGGCCTGCTCGCCGAGGGCCACCGGGTGCGCGGTGGGCAGCACGCTGACCGCCGTGCCCACCCGCAGCCGCTCGGTGCGGCCGAGCAGAAAGGCGGCCAGCGTGATCGCGGACGGACAGGTGCCGTACGGCACGAAGTGGTGCTCGGCCAGCCAGACCGTGTCGAGCCCCGCTTCCTCGGCGACCTCGGCGGAGCGGACCGCGCGGTGCAGCGCCTCCCCGTCGCCCTGCCCCGGGAACCGGGCCGCCAACACGAAACTTCCTACGTGCATTGCCTTTTCCTGCTTCCTTGGCTCCGACGCGGAGCTCCCCCACCGGGCATAACCGTCTGACACGTGCCGAGGACACGGCTTGGCGAAGAGATTTGCGGATTGTCTGCAGAATCGAGCGCCGGAGCGAGGGACTTGTGGGGGTTGGTGCCGTACGGCTACCCCTGTCCCTGCCGCGTAGGCTGGACATGCCCCGTCCATCCTGTATAGCCCCGAGAGGTGTTCCGTGTCCCCGCGTCGCAACCGACCCAACGGCCCTAAAGGAGCTGCCTCGTCCGGACAGAGCGCCGAGGTCGACCGTCCCGGTCGCTACGGCGGCTGGCAGTCGGCCGAGAACTGGCGGGGCGAGGACTGGAACGTACGGCATGTGGCGGGCGCGAGCGCGCAGGGCAAGGCGTACCGCTGCCCGGGCTGCGACCAGATGATCCCGGACGGCGTCCCGCACGTGGTCGCCTGGCCGGACCACGCGGGCGTCGACGACCGCCGCCACTGGCACAGGTCGTGCTGGAACGCGAAGGACCGCCGCACCACGCGGGTGCAGCGGTCCCGTAACGCGCCGAAGTTCTAGAGGTTGCGGCCGGGCCGGATCACACGTCCCGCTTCTCCAGCAGGGCGTAGGCGCCGGCGAACGCGGCGGCCGTCACGCCGAGCATGATCCACAGCGGGTCCCAGCCGGACGGGCCGGACTCGCTCAGGGACTGCTCGTAGAAGACGCTGAGCTGGTTCGGGATCGAGTACTCGAACAGGGCCTGCTGCAGGTCCTGCAGCGACTCCGAGAACATGAACAGCGCGATGACCAGCGGGGCCAGCAGCACGCCGATCATGATCGTGATCGCGCCCGCCGAGTGGCGGATGATCGAGCCGACGACGAGCGAGAGCAGGCCGAGCAGCGCGATGTAGAGCGAGATGCCGACCGTGCCCTTCAGCCACTCCTGGCCGGTGGGCTCGCGCGCGTCCAGCATGGCCACGTCAGCGAGGGCGACCAGGCCGGCCGACGCCAGCGTCACCACGAACGCGACCACGAAGAACACGATCGCCTTCGCCGCCAGCACGCGGCCGCGGGTCGGGCAGGCGGTCATCGTGGTCCGGATCATGCCGGTGCCGTACTCCGAGGCGGTGGTCAGCACGCCGAGCGTGATGATGCACATGCTGCCGAGCAGCAGCCCGAAGAAGCCGAACGACAGCGGGTTCTCCGCGCGCAGGCTGCCGTCCGAGGAGTTGCCGGCGACCAGCGCGGCGGCCGCCAGGCCGATGCCGACGACGAGCAGCACGAA contains the following coding sequences:
- a CDS encoding ATP/GTP-binding protein, which gives rise to MSPRRNRPNGPKGAASSGQSAEVDRPGRYGGWQSAENWRGEDWNVRHVAGASAQGKAYRCPGCDQMIPDGVPHVVAWPDHAGVDDRRHWHRSCWNAKDRRTTRVQRSRNAPKF
- a CDS encoding LLM class flavin-dependent oxidoreductase; protein product: MHVGSFVLAARFPGQGDGEALHRAVRSAEVAEEAGLDTVWLAEHHFVPYGTCPSAITLAAFLLGRTERLRVGTAVSVLPTAHPVALGEQAALLHITSGGRFSLGVGRGGPWVDLEVFGSGLQAYEEGFPESLDLLMRWLREPSVAAAGDRFGFREVPVVPRPSECLTDAEGPEVVVACTSPASVRLAAERGLPMLLGMHVGDEEKAEMVARWREHARAAGRPAEEILGAAHVSAGVCQIADRRTDAVETLTKAMPGWLRQGLEAHVTVDGRHRAMRDPLAYTELLCGLHPVGTPRLCADRLAATSERTGISRFALLVEGSGDLAATEENVRRLGAEVLPQLG
- a CDS encoding ABC transporter permease subunit, encoding MSTPQPPMPQTAAPNWQAAPGPSYPTYTSPIPVVRTHLGHALSSEWTKIRSVRSTMWTLGVFVLLVVGIGLAAAALVAGNSSDGSLRAENPLSFGFFGLLLGSMCIITLGVLTTASEYGTGMIRTTMTACPTRGRVLAAKAIVFFVVAFVVTLASAGLVALADVAMLDAREPTGQEWLKGTVGISLYIALLGLLSLVVGSIIRHSAGAITIMIGVLLAPLVIALFMFSESLQDLQQALFEYSIPNQLSVFYEQSLSESGPSGWDPLWIMLGVTAAAFAGAYALLEKRDV